Proteins co-encoded in one Pleurodeles waltl isolate 20211129_DDA chromosome 1_2, aPleWal1.hap1.20221129, whole genome shotgun sequence genomic window:
- the LOC138297072 gene encoding uncharacterized protein: MSRPLNPWFHNTVKMQRKVESDGSTPELSRKTFTELLVTKMGFTAAEIWCIMSDAPKGTYLLTFMSESICRRYWQMCWSRRDEKPFADFHLECQLVLEVKRMTVHVYNPHVNIQDLTTFLRRHCTVTREPSRNLDSDGIWDGKWTVMVKLKEDPAAPDGIHHPPSSFSLGRDSGYLFYPGQPRLCNKCSKPGHTAKDCTVQVCKNCKREGHTARACKEEAPCNLCGAVGHRFKDCPQRAKSYAQAAKPPGREAQEEAAVASLPVPAPRKTKETGRRKGPRQEQVKPDQGSTPVLEPQSTEEGMPAIPESMPTDNAPQLASENQEEEPWTKQERRKRRHSPPQVTKKTRKKHLSNHNPNSDPEESEEEEQPGNEGPDDQLEQVSRVLQEMRALASVMEASPPPSPAIAEKEEASMEEEEPETSHVGKPASEKHQATVAKTTAPAPETRQEPDQP, encoded by the exons ATGAGCAGACCGCTGAACCCCTGGTTCCACAACAcggtgaagatgcagaggaaggtgGAATCGGATGGCTCCACACCAGAGCTGAGCAGAAAGACTTTCACAGAGTTGCTGGTGACCAAGATGGGGTTCACAGCAGCTGAGATTTGGTGCATAATGTCAGATGCACCCAAAGGCACTTACCTGCTGACGTTCATGTCGGAATCAATCTGCAGGAGATACTGGCAGATGTGCTGGTCAAGACGGGACGAGAAACCCTTCGCCGACTTCCACCTGGAGTGCCAACTCGTGTTGGAGGTGAAGAGGATGACCGTGCACGTCTACAACCCGCATGTCAACATCCAGGACCTGACCACCTTCCTACGCCGACACTGCACAGTGACGAGAGAACCCTCCCGCAACCTGGACAGTGATGGAATATGGGATGGTAAATGGACAGTCATGGTGAAGCTGAAAGAGGACCCGGCCGCCCCGGATGGAATCCATCACCCTCCTTCAAGCTTCTCCCTAGGGCGCGACTCGGGCTACCTCTTCTACCCCGGGCAGCCCAGACTGTGCAACAAGTGTAGTAAACCGGGCCACACCGCTAAAGAttgcacagtgcaagtgtgcaagaactgcaaaagagaaggacacacagccagggcatgcaaagaggaagccccctgcaacctctgcggtgccgtgggccaccgtttcaaagactgcccgcaaagagccaagtcctatgcccaggcggccaaacctcctgggagagaggcacaggaggaggctgccgtggccagccttccagtcccagcacccagaaagaccaaggaaactgggaggaggaaaggcccCAGGCAGGAGCAAGTCAAACCTGACCAAGGCTCCACGCCAGTCCTGGAGccacagagcacagaagaaggAATGCCTGCCATCCCTGAGAGTATGCCAACAGACAACGCTCCCCAACTCGCCTCTGAGAACCAGGAAGAAGAACCCTGGACAAAACAGGAGcgcaggaaaaggaggcacagtcccccacaagtaacaaagaagaccaggaagaaacacctgagcaaccacaaccccaactcagatccagaggagtcagaagaagaagaacaaccAGGGAATGAGGGTCCAGATGACCAACTGGAGCAAGTCAGCAGAGTGCTGCAGGAGATGAGGGCGCTAGCCAGCGTCATGGAAGCGTCCCCACCACCATCGCCAGCAATAGCTGAGAAGGAAGAGGCCTccatggaggaggaagagccagagaCCAGCCACGTGGGCAAGCCAGCCTCAGAGAAGCACCAAGCAACGGTGGCCAAGACAACAGCCCCCGCGCCGGAGACCCGCCAGGAGCCTGACCAGCCCT ag